In Corylus avellana chromosome ca2, CavTom2PMs-1.0, the following proteins share a genomic window:
- the LOC132172388 gene encoding 3-hydroxy-3-methylglutaryl coenzyme A reductase 2-B-like, producing the protein MEIPPPPSKSKAGEPFKSYQNYMRNNLKAPSDHAVLIPRPLPLYITNGIFFTLFFSAAYFLLHRWREKIRTSAHLHLLSLSEIAAIVSLIVSVIYLLGFFGIGFLLSIIPRASHDHDHDDAWDVDNNAKEDSRPPGPCAAAIDYSLVPPLVTCSNSTANYATPLTPLSEDDEEIIKSVVSGSTPSYSLEAKLGDCRRAAAIRREALQRSSGISLEGLPLEGFDYDSILGQCCEMPVGYVQIPVGIAGPLLLDGKEYTVPMATTEGCLVASTNRGCKAIYASGGAATVLLRDGMTRAPVVRFGSASRAAQLKFFLEDPLNFESLSLVFNRSSRFGSLQCMKCAIAGKNVYMRFSCSTGDAMGMNMVSKGVQNVLDFLQNDFPDMDVIGISGNFCSDKKPAAVNWIEGRGKSVVCEAIIKEEVVRKVLKTSVAALVELNMLKNLTGSAVAGALGGFNAHASNIVSAIYIATGQDPAQNVESSHCITMMEPVNHGKDLHISVTMPSIEVGTVGGGTQLASQSACLNLVGVKGANKDSPGSNSRLLATIVAGSVLAGELSLMSALAAGQLVKSHLKYNRSSKDMSKIISP; encoded by the exons ATGGAGATTCCCCCGCCACCCAGCAAGAGCAAGGCCGGCGAACCTTTCAAATCCTACCAGAACTACATGAGGAACAACCTCAAAGCACCATCGGATCATGCAGTACTAATCCCACGCCCACTGCCCCTTTACATCACCAACGGGATCTTTTTCACGCTCTTCTTTTCTGCCGCCTACTTCCTCCTCCACAGATGGCGTGAAAAGATCCGCACCTCCGCTCATCTCCACCTCCTCTCCCTCTCCGAGATTGCCGCCATCGTCTCCCTCATCGTGTCTGTCATCTATCTGCTGGGCTTCTTCGGCATCGGTTTCCTTCTTTCCATCATCCCACGTGCTTCCCACGACCACGACCACGACGACGCTTGGGATGTCGATAACAATGCCAAAGAAGACAGCCGCCCCCCGGGCCCTTGCGCCGCTGCCATTGACTACTCCCTCGTCCCACCGTTGGTGACATGTAGTAATAGCACTGCTAATTATGCTACCCCGTTGACGCCCTTGTCTGAGGACGACGAGGAGATCATAAAGTCGGTGGTGTCCGGGTCCACTCCCTCGTACTCGCTGGAAGCGAAGCTTGGGGACTGCAGGAGAGCAGCGGCGATACGAAGAGAGGCCCTGCAGAGGAGTTCCGGGATATCCCTAGAGGGGCTGCCCTTGGAAGGCTTCGACTACGACTCCATACTGGGGCAGTGCTGCGAGATGCCCGTTGGGTACGTGCAGATCCCAGTGGGGATAGCGGGCCCGCTGTTGCTGGACGGAAAGGAGTACACGGTGCCCATGGCCACGACGGAGGGCTGCCTCGTGGCCAGCACCAACAGGGGATGCAAGGCCATCTACGCCTCCGGTGGGGCCGCAACCGTCTTGCTCAGGGATGGGATGACCAGAGCTCCAGTTGTCAGGTTCGGTTCCGCCAGCAGAGCCGCCCAGCTCAAGTTCTTCTTggaggatcctctcaattttgaATCCCTCTCTCTCGTTTTCAACCG ATCAAGCAGATTTGGAAGTTTACAATGCATGAAATGCGCGATAGCAGGAAAGAATGTTTACATGCGGTTCAGCTGCAGCACTGGGGATGCCATGGGGATGAACATGGTCTCCAAAGGCGTCCAGAACGTCCTcgattttcttcaaaatgacTTCCCTGACATGGATGTCATTGGCATCTCCG GAAACTTCTGTTCAGACAAGAAACCGGCAGCCGTAAATTGGATTGAAGGGCGTGGGAAGTCTGTGGTATGCGAGGCAATCATCAAGGAAGAGGTGGTGAGGAAGGTGCTAAAGACGAGCGTAGCCGCCCTAGTGGAGTTAAACATGCTCAAAAACCTTACGGGGTCTGCCGTGGCCGGTGCTCTTGGCGGGTTCAACGCCCATGCCAGCAATATTGTCTCTGCAATCTACATAGCCACTGGCCAGGATCCTGCCCAGAATGTGGAGAGCTCTCACTGCATCACCATGATGGAACCTGTTAACCATGGAAAGGATCTCCATATCTCTGTAACCATGCCTTCCATTGAG GTGGGCACAGTAGGAGGTGGGACCCAACTTGCATCTCAGTCAGCTTGCCTAAACCTAGTTGGTGTTAAGGGTGCAAACAAAGATTCCCCAGGCTCAAACTCAAGGCTGTTAGCCACCATTGTAGCTGGTTCTGTCTTAGCCGGAGAGCTTTCCCTCATGTCTGCACTTGCAGCTGGGCAGCTTGTTAAGAGCCACTTGAAGTACAATAGATCTTCCAAGGATATGTCCAAAATAATATCCCCCTAG
- the LOC132172262 gene encoding thioredoxin reductase NTRB-like: MNRSPGHKLLLSLVKKGCSLVRLASTCAAVTAATASPKVASATTSQTSASASASASAMDDLQTLKTKVCIIGSGPAAHTAAIYASRAELKPILFEGWMANGIAPGGQLTTTSEVENFPGFPDGINGIELMDRCRSQSLRFGTHILTETVNKVDFSTTPFKIFADSITVAADSVIVATGAVAKRLDFSGSGEAPNGFWNRGISACAVCDGAAPIFRNKPLAVIGGGDSAMEEATFLTKYGSTVYIIHRRDTFRASKIMQQRALTNPKIQVLWNSAVVEAYGDQTQNNRVLGGLKVKNLVSGEVSDLKVSGLFFAIGHEPATKFLDGQLELDSDGYVVTKPGTTQTSVRGVFAAGDVQDKKYRQAVTAAGTGCMAALDAEHYLQEIGSQEGKSD; encoded by the exons ATGAACCGTAGCCCTGGCCACAAGCTGTTGCTGAGTCTCGTAAAAAAAGGTTGCAGCCTTGTTCGACTGGCTTCCACCTGCGCCGCTGTCACTGCAGCCACAGCTTCTCCCAAAGTAGCCTCCGCCACCACTTCTCAGACCTCTGCCTCAGCCTCCGCCTCCGCCTCCGCCATGGATGACCTCCAGACCCTCAAAACGAAGGTGTGCATCATCGGCAGCGGCCCAGCCGCCCACACCGCAGCTATATACGCCTCCCGCGCAGAGCTGAAGCCCATCCTCTTCGAGGGTTGGATGGCCAACGGCATCGCCCCCGGCGGACAGCTTACGACCACCTCCGAGGTCGAGAACTTCCCGGGCTTCCCCGACGGGATCAACGGCATCGAGCTCATGGATCGGTGCCGCAGCCAGTCCCTCCGCTTCGGCACCCATATTCTGACCGAGACCGTCAACAAGGTCGATTTCTCCACCACCCCTTTCAAGATATTCGCCGATTCCATCACTGTTGCTGCCGACTCCGTCATCGTGGCCACCGGTGCCGTGGCCAAGCGGTTGGACTTCTCAGGCTCTGGGGAGGCCCCGAATGGCTTCTGGAACCGTGGGATCTCGGCCTGTGCGGTGTGCGACGGTGCGGCCCCTATATTCAGGAATAAGCCCCTGGCGGTCATCGGAGGCGGGGATTCGGCCATGGAAGAAGCTACCTTCCTCACCAAGTACGGGTCCACGGTGTACATCATCCATCGCAGGGATACGTTTAGGGCCTCCAAGATTATGCAACAGAGGGCCTTGACGAACCCTAAGATCCAGGTGCTGTGGAACTCGGCCGTCGTGGAGGCCTACGGGGACCAAACTCAGAATAATAGGGTTTTGGGAGGGCTGAAGGTGAAGAATTTGGTGAGCGGGGAGGTTTCGGATCTCAAGGTCTCGGGGTTGTTCTTCGCGATAGGACACGAGCCGGCCACCAAGTTCTTGGATGGTCAGCTGGAGCTCGATTCGGATGGTTACGTTGTCACAAAGCCAGGGACCACTCAGACCAGCGTGCGCGGAGTTTTTGCTGCCGGGGACGTCCAGGACAAGAAGTATAGGCAAGCTGTTACCGCTGCCGGCACTG GTTGCATGGCAGCCTTGGACGCAGAACATTACTTGCAGGAGATTGGATCCCAGGAGGGTAAAAGTGATTGA
- the LOC132170675 gene encoding AT-rich interactive domain-containing protein 3-like isoform X3, which produces MSDSKEKEKENEESGQEEVAATVEVALPNPNAQVDEHEHEHEHEHENEHEHEHEPHDSHPPPHSVSLDETLIPVLNGTASPLINNNITDSQSNPDQPTQDSPPSSGLLNGDQDLVKPDTLSASDVKTEDIELPQSNTDGDHNTTTTCHLETAEPAVAVAKTEACQVPDTKTTGNTDTLTSSTSHNEPNLPCARLSDIKPQIQNEKDVTTPVNNGNSNSKHSFLLDEDHMSEGSESGTEEDQSAFMKELENFFRERSMEFKPPKFYGEGLNCLKLWRAVTRLGGYDKVTSCKLWRQVGESFKPPKTCTTVSWTFRGFYEKALLDYERHKTHGGELNVPTASHSEPMNIENQQASGSGRARRDAAARAMQGWHSQRLLGNGEVSDPIIKDKNPISMQKREKQLKNIGLLKRKKPYVEHTVKAARTKVSKPQLDSAVVDIGPPADWVKINVQKTVRVQSDPAGRLVISGEPEHADNPWGVTPFKKIVSLPSRIDPHQTSAVVTLHGQLFVRVPFEQSE; this is translated from the exons ATGAGTGATTccaaggagaaggagaaggagaatgAGGAGAGTGGACAAGAAGAAGTGGCCGCCACCGTGGAGGTTGCTTTGCCCAATCCCAATGCTCAAGTTGATGAACATGAACATGAGCATGAGCATGAGCATGAAAATGAACATGAACATGAACATGAACCCCATGACTCTCATCCTCCTCCTCATTCTGTGTCACTGGATGAAACCCTGATTCCGGTTCTAAATGGGACTGCATCTCCCCTTATCAATAACAATATCACGGATTCGCAGTCCAATCCAGACCAACCAACTCAAGATTCGCCTCCGTCCTCGGGCCTTTTAAATGGAGACCAAGATTTAGTCAAACCCGATACTCTATCCGCCTCTGATGTCAAGACCGAAGACATTGAATTGCCACAGAGTAATACAGATGGTGACCACAACACCACCACCACATGTCATCTTGAGACTGCTGAACCAGCTGTTGCAGTTGCCAAAACTGAAGCTTGTCAAGTGCCTGATACCAAGACTACTGGCAATACTGACACCCTAACCTCATCTACAAGTCATAATGAACCTAATTTGCCTTGTGCTCGACTTTCTGATATAAAACCTCAAATTCAGAATGAGAAAGATGTTACTACGCCTGTAAATAATGGAAACTCAAACTCAAAGCACTCATTTCTTTTGGACGAGGACCATATGTCTGAAGGTTCTGAATCCGGAACAGAAGAAGATCAATCAGCTTTCATGAAGGAGCTGGAAAATTTCTTTAGGGAGAGGAGCATGGAATTCAAGCCTCCTAAGTTTTATGGGGAGGGTCTGAATTGCCTTAA GTTGTGGAGAGCAGTGACTAGATTGGGTGGCTATGATAAG GTGACTTCTTGTAAGTTGTGGCGACAAGTGGGAGAGTCTTTCAAACCCCCAAA AACATGCACTACAGTTTCATGGACATTCCGAGGTTTTTATGAGAAG GCACTCCTTGATTATGAAAGGCATAAAACACACGGTGGTGAGCTTAATGTACCTACTGCTTCCCACTCAGAGCCTATGAATATTGAAAATCAG CAGGCTTCAGGATCAGGTAGAGCACGTAGGGATGCTGCCGCACGTGCTATGCAGGGTTGGCACTCGCAACGTCTTCTTGGTAATGGTGAAGTTAGTGACCCAATAATTAAG GATAAGAATCCTATTTCAATGCAAAAGCGTGAAAAGCAACTTAAGAACATTG GTTTACTTAAACGGAAGAAACCTTACGTGGAACATACAGTCAAAGCTGCCCGTACCAAAGTATCTAAACCACA ACTCGACTCAGCGGTGGTTGATATTGGGCCCCCAGCTGATTGGGTGAAGATCAACGTGCAGAAAACT GTGCGTGTTCAGTCAGACCCAGCGGGACGCCTCGTTATAAGCGGTGAACCAGAGCATGCTGATAACCCATGGGGTGTCACACCCTTCAAAAAG ATTGTGAGCTTACCGTCAAGAATTGACCCACACCAGACATCAGCTGTGGTAACTCTGCATGGACAGTTGTTTGTTCGTGTCCCATTTGAGCAGTCAGAGTAG
- the LOC132170675 gene encoding AT-rich interactive domain-containing protein 6-like isoform X1, producing MSDSKEKEKENEESGQEEVAATVEVALPNPNAQVDEHEHEHEHEHENEHEHEHEPHDSHPPPHSVSLDETLIPVLNGTASPLINNNITDSQSNPDQPTQDSPPSSGLLNGDQDLVKPDTLSASDVKTEDIELPQSNTDGDHNTTTTCHLETAEPAVAVAKTEACQVPDTKTTGNTDTLTSSTSHNEPNLPCARLSDIKPQIQNEKDVTTPVNNGNSNSKHSFLLDEDHMSEGSESGTEEDQSAFMKELENFFRERSMEFKPPKFYGEGLNCLKLWRAVTRLGGYDKVTSCKLWRQVGESFKPPKTCTTVSWTFRGFYEKALLDYERHKTHGGELNVPTASHSEPMNIENQQASGSGRARRDAAARAMQGWHSQRLLGNGEVSDPIIKDKNPISMQKREKQLKNIGLLKRKKPYVEHTVKAARTKVSKPQLDSAVVDIGPPADWVKINVQKTKDCFEVYALVPGLLREEVRVQSDPAGRLVISGEPEHADNPWGVTPFKKIVSLPSRIDPHQTSAVVTLHGQLFVRVPFEQSE from the exons ATGAGTGATTccaaggagaaggagaaggagaatgAGGAGAGTGGACAAGAAGAAGTGGCCGCCACCGTGGAGGTTGCTTTGCCCAATCCCAATGCTCAAGTTGATGAACATGAACATGAGCATGAGCATGAGCATGAAAATGAACATGAACATGAACATGAACCCCATGACTCTCATCCTCCTCCTCATTCTGTGTCACTGGATGAAACCCTGATTCCGGTTCTAAATGGGACTGCATCTCCCCTTATCAATAACAATATCACGGATTCGCAGTCCAATCCAGACCAACCAACTCAAGATTCGCCTCCGTCCTCGGGCCTTTTAAATGGAGACCAAGATTTAGTCAAACCCGATACTCTATCCGCCTCTGATGTCAAGACCGAAGACATTGAATTGCCACAGAGTAATACAGATGGTGACCACAACACCACCACCACATGTCATCTTGAGACTGCTGAACCAGCTGTTGCAGTTGCCAAAACTGAAGCTTGTCAAGTGCCTGATACCAAGACTACTGGCAATACTGACACCCTAACCTCATCTACAAGTCATAATGAACCTAATTTGCCTTGTGCTCGACTTTCTGATATAAAACCTCAAATTCAGAATGAGAAAGATGTTACTACGCCTGTAAATAATGGAAACTCAAACTCAAAGCACTCATTTCTTTTGGACGAGGACCATATGTCTGAAGGTTCTGAATCCGGAACAGAAGAAGATCAATCAGCTTTCATGAAGGAGCTGGAAAATTTCTTTAGGGAGAGGAGCATGGAATTCAAGCCTCCTAAGTTTTATGGGGAGGGTCTGAATTGCCTTAA GTTGTGGAGAGCAGTGACTAGATTGGGTGGCTATGATAAG GTGACTTCTTGTAAGTTGTGGCGACAAGTGGGAGAGTCTTTCAAACCCCCAAA AACATGCACTACAGTTTCATGGACATTCCGAGGTTTTTATGAGAAG GCACTCCTTGATTATGAAAGGCATAAAACACACGGTGGTGAGCTTAATGTACCTACTGCTTCCCACTCAGAGCCTATGAATATTGAAAATCAG CAGGCTTCAGGATCAGGTAGAGCACGTAGGGATGCTGCCGCACGTGCTATGCAGGGTTGGCACTCGCAACGTCTTCTTGGTAATGGTGAAGTTAGTGACCCAATAATTAAG GATAAGAATCCTATTTCAATGCAAAAGCGTGAAAAGCAACTTAAGAACATTG GTTTACTTAAACGGAAGAAACCTTACGTGGAACATACAGTCAAAGCTGCCCGTACCAAAGTATCTAAACCACA ACTCGACTCAGCGGTGGTTGATATTGGGCCCCCAGCTGATTGGGTGAAGATCAACGTGCAGAAAACT AAAGATTGTTTTGAGGTCTATGCTTTGGTTCCAGGCCTTCTCCGTGAGGAG GTGCGTGTTCAGTCAGACCCAGCGGGACGCCTCGTTATAAGCGGTGAACCAGAGCATGCTGATAACCCATGGGGTGTCACACCCTTCAAAAAG ATTGTGAGCTTACCGTCAAGAATTGACCCACACCAGACATCAGCTGTGGTAACTCTGCATGGACAGTTGTTTGTTCGTGTCCCATTTGAGCAGTCAGAGTAG
- the LOC132170675 gene encoding AT-rich interactive domain-containing protein 6-like isoform X2 codes for MSDSKEKEKENEESGQEEVAATVEVALPNPNAQVDEHEHEHEHEHENEHEHEHEPHDSHPPPHSVSLDETLIPVLNGTASPLINNNITDSQSNPDQPTQDSPPSSGLLNGDQDLVKPDTLSASDVKTEDIELPQSNTDGDHNTTTTCHLETAEPAVAVAKTEACQVPDTKTTGNTDTLTSSTSHNEPNLPCARLSDIKPQIQNEKDVTTPVNNGNSNSKHSFLLDEDHMSEGSESGTEEDQSAFMKELENFFRERSMEFKPPKFYGEGLNCLKLWRAVTRLGGYDKVTSCKLWRQVGESFKPPKTCTTVSWTFRGFYEKALLDYERHKTHGGELNVPTASHSEPMNIENQASGSGRARRDAAARAMQGWHSQRLLGNGEVSDPIIKDKNPISMQKREKQLKNIGLLKRKKPYVEHTVKAARTKVSKPQLDSAVVDIGPPADWVKINVQKTKDCFEVYALVPGLLREEVRVQSDPAGRLVISGEPEHADNPWGVTPFKKIVSLPSRIDPHQTSAVVTLHGQLFVRVPFEQSE; via the exons ATGAGTGATTccaaggagaaggagaaggagaatgAGGAGAGTGGACAAGAAGAAGTGGCCGCCACCGTGGAGGTTGCTTTGCCCAATCCCAATGCTCAAGTTGATGAACATGAACATGAGCATGAGCATGAGCATGAAAATGAACATGAACATGAACATGAACCCCATGACTCTCATCCTCCTCCTCATTCTGTGTCACTGGATGAAACCCTGATTCCGGTTCTAAATGGGACTGCATCTCCCCTTATCAATAACAATATCACGGATTCGCAGTCCAATCCAGACCAACCAACTCAAGATTCGCCTCCGTCCTCGGGCCTTTTAAATGGAGACCAAGATTTAGTCAAACCCGATACTCTATCCGCCTCTGATGTCAAGACCGAAGACATTGAATTGCCACAGAGTAATACAGATGGTGACCACAACACCACCACCACATGTCATCTTGAGACTGCTGAACCAGCTGTTGCAGTTGCCAAAACTGAAGCTTGTCAAGTGCCTGATACCAAGACTACTGGCAATACTGACACCCTAACCTCATCTACAAGTCATAATGAACCTAATTTGCCTTGTGCTCGACTTTCTGATATAAAACCTCAAATTCAGAATGAGAAAGATGTTACTACGCCTGTAAATAATGGAAACTCAAACTCAAAGCACTCATTTCTTTTGGACGAGGACCATATGTCTGAAGGTTCTGAATCCGGAACAGAAGAAGATCAATCAGCTTTCATGAAGGAGCTGGAAAATTTCTTTAGGGAGAGGAGCATGGAATTCAAGCCTCCTAAGTTTTATGGGGAGGGTCTGAATTGCCTTAA GTTGTGGAGAGCAGTGACTAGATTGGGTGGCTATGATAAG GTGACTTCTTGTAAGTTGTGGCGACAAGTGGGAGAGTCTTTCAAACCCCCAAA AACATGCACTACAGTTTCATGGACATTCCGAGGTTTTTATGAGAAG GCACTCCTTGATTATGAAAGGCATAAAACACACGGTGGTGAGCTTAATGTACCTACTGCTTCCCACTCAGAGCCTATGAATATTGAAAATCAG GCTTCAGGATCAGGTAGAGCACGTAGGGATGCTGCCGCACGTGCTATGCAGGGTTGGCACTCGCAACGTCTTCTTGGTAATGGTGAAGTTAGTGACCCAATAATTAAG GATAAGAATCCTATTTCAATGCAAAAGCGTGAAAAGCAACTTAAGAACATTG GTTTACTTAAACGGAAGAAACCTTACGTGGAACATACAGTCAAAGCTGCCCGTACCAAAGTATCTAAACCACA ACTCGACTCAGCGGTGGTTGATATTGGGCCCCCAGCTGATTGGGTGAAGATCAACGTGCAGAAAACT AAAGATTGTTTTGAGGTCTATGCTTTGGTTCCAGGCCTTCTCCGTGAGGAG GTGCGTGTTCAGTCAGACCCAGCGGGACGCCTCGTTATAAGCGGTGAACCAGAGCATGCTGATAACCCATGGGGTGTCACACCCTTCAAAAAG ATTGTGAGCTTACCGTCAAGAATTGACCCACACCAGACATCAGCTGTGGTAACTCTGCATGGACAGTTGTTTGTTCGTGTCCCATTTGAGCAGTCAGAGTAG